The following DNA comes from Saccharomyces mikatae IFO 1815 strain IFO1815 genome assembly, chromosome: 8.
CATATTCTGGCGTATGGAATTTGCATGTTCGTTGCTCTTCTCCAAGGCGTGGAGGGCGTCCATTTCTACGCCAAATCTGGGGAGACCAAATGTTTTTATGAGCGTTTATCAAAGGGAGACCTACTAATCGGTGATTTAGACCTATTTGTGGAAAACAATGGCCTATTTGAAGAGGACACTGGTGCTAGTTTGACCATATCTGTAGATGAAACTTTTGACAATGACCATCGTGTTCTAAATCAGAAAAATTCGCATACAGGTGATTTTACTTTCACAGCTTTAGAATCTGGTGAGCATAGATTTTGCTTCACCCCATCTCACAGCAAGAAATCCGCTTTACTAAGGGTGTTTATTCAATTAGAAATTGGTAATGTCGAGGCGCTTGAcagcaaaaagaaagaagacaTGAATTCACTCAAGGGGAGGGTAGTCCAGTTAACCCAAAGGCTATCCTCTATTCGTAAGGAACAAGACGCtataagagaaaaagaggCGGAGTTCAGAAATCAAAGCGAGTCTGCCAACAGCAAGATAATGACATGGTCTATATTCCAGTTTCTCATACTAGTGGGCACCTGTGTGTTCCAGCTACGCTAtctgaaaaacttttttgttAAGCAGAAGGTTGTATAGTATGTCCATATTACATGTAGGTTGTCTATATCGCTCATTACGAGCAGGTGCAATGAGCtctttgatgatgaaatatCCCAATTACAACAATGAACAAGTCAAAATGAGAGCGAAAGTACAATAGGAAAGTATATACGACCCAATAAAAATGTGTAGCCATCAGCTAGAAGGTACCATGTCTGAACTTCAGGCACTCAGGTTAGAAAATGCGCGGTTAAAAGAGCAACTGGCCAGAAGAAAGGAGAATAGTAGAGACTATCCACTATCTTTGGAAGAGTACCAACGCTACGGTAGACAAATGattgttgaagaaacagGCGGTGTAGCAGGCCAagtaaaattgaaaagtaCGAAAGTTTTAGTAGTTGGTGCTGGAGGTCTGGGATGTCCTGCCTTGCCCTACTTAGCGGGCGCTGGGATAGGTCAGATCGGCATAGTAGATAATGATGTGGTAGAAACTTCCAACCTGCATAGGCAAGTTCTTCATGATTCAAGTAGGGTCGGTATGTTGAAATGTGAATCTGCCAGACAATCCATCACGAAACTGAACCCACACATCAACGTTGTTACTTATCCTGTCAGATTGAACTCCACTAATGCATTCGAGATTTTTGAAGGTTACGATTACGTATTAGACTGTACGGATTCTCCATTGACCAGATATCTGGTTTCCGATGTTGCTGTTAATTTGGGAATAACAGTAGTCTCAGCATCCGGTTTGGGAACAGAGGGCCAGCTAACTATATTGAACTTTAATAACATAGGGCCATGCTATAGATGCTTTTATCCGACACCTCCACCACCAAATGCAGTGACTTCTTGTCAAGAAGGTGGTGTGATAGGCCCATGCATTGGACTAGTTGGAACCATGATGGCTGTGGAGACTATAAAGCTCATCCTTGATATTTACACCGATAAGAATTTCAAGCCCTTCTTGATGTTATATTCAGGTTTCCCACAGCAAAGTCTGCGTACTTTTAAAATGAGAGGCAGACAAGAGAAGTGCTTGTGCTGTGGCAAAAATCCGACAATAACAAAAGAAGCTATCGAAAAGGGCGAAATCAATTACGAATTGTTTTGCGGTTCGCGAAACTATAACGTATGTGAGCCTGATGAGAGATTGAGTGTTGATGCATTTCAGCATATTTACAGCGATGAGgatttttcaatcaaaCACATCTTTCTTGATGTTAGACCACCCCACCACTATGCGATATCTCACTTCCCAGAGGCAATTAATGTCCCTGTTAAGAAGTTAAGAGATATGAACGGTGATCTTGAGAAACTTCAAGATGAAGTCCCCAATGTAGGAAGGGACAGTAATATAGTCGTCCTCTGCCGTTATGGTAACGACTCTCAGGTGGCTACAAGAATGTTGAAAGATAAGTTTGGATTTACTAATGTAAAAGACGTGAAGGGAGGTTACTTCAAGTATATAGATGATATTGATCAAACCATTCCTAAATATTAGCCTGCGTATATACGTATAATGAATATATGgaacttttttctctttgtttctttcttatttttctgCGTGTTTCAAACTCTATGACGAGACTAATTTCGAAGCATTCAATTTGCCTTTTCAAGCTGCATCTTGTAATTCCTTCAATGCTGAGGCTAAATCTTTTATGAGATCGTTAGCGGATTCACATCCCACAGACACTCTAATCAAAGTTTGATCGATATATGGATCCGTCATTGCTCTCCATTCAACAAGAGACTCAATTCCACCTAGTGAGGTTGCATGatggaaatattttaaCTTGAGAGGCAACTGCTTGCACTGCTCCTTCGTTTGTAAAGTGATTGCAAAGACGGGACCGTATCCACCCACTAGTTGCTTTTTGACGAATTCTTCTCTttgcaaagaagaatgGTAAATCTTTTTCAGTACTTTGCCGAATTCAGATTGGTGATCTGACAAAAATTTTACCAACTTCGTTGCATTTTCTGATTGTTTAGTTATCCTCATTTCGTAGGTCCGTAGGGATCGTAACAACATGAAGCTTTCCAGATTTGCTACGTTCGTGCCCAAATAAATTCTATCGTCTTTCAATTGCCGAGAtgtctcttcttctttaaccACGAGGACACCACTTAATAAATCCGAGTGGCCACCAAAGTACTTAGTAGCAGAATACAAGACAATATCTGCTCCAAAATTCCATACATATTGCAGTGGCGGAGATGCAAATGTGGAATCCACTATGAGGAGGGCGCCTTTTGCATGAGCTCTATGGGCCAAACTCTCAATATCGGATGATGTACCATATGGGTTTACAGGAGTTTCTAAGTGGACAATGTCACCTTCAGAAGcgtatttttcaatatcttccaGGGGATATTGCTTGATGTCGTAATTACGGGACAAGATGTTTGCAATTGCTCGAACACCATGATAGCTCTGTCCGATAAAGATCCTCTTAGGATTATAGTGTACCATTGCCGCATAAAACGCAGCTAAACCAGAGGAATAAATGACTGCATATCCATCCAAGATCTCTGAAAATATGCTTTCCAATCTGGTGCTGTTTGGATGTGCTAGACGTGAATATATgggtttcttttccataaAGTCCAGGTTTTCACGCTCTGTCCATGGAACTAgatcgtcatcatcataacGGAAGGTCGTAGAGACATTGATAGGCGGTGCGACGTCAGTAACTCGGTTATCTTTATCATCGCCATGAATCAAGGATGTTGACAAGTCGACCATTTTGCTTACTCTTTTCACACAATCTGCCTTTACATCAATACAGTCCATCACATTAAGAAAGTACCGATTGCAAGATGTTATCGACGAGTATATCACGTTTATATATCGCGTGTTGCATAAAGCCATTAAGCGATCGCATTTAAAGTTAAGCactcaaaaaaatagaaaccACAGTTGCGCTACCAAATAGAACTTACAAGGCCCCTTCCATAATTTCCAGTGAATGAAAAGAGCCCTCCAATCAGCACACATTAGAAACATTATAAAATGATCACTATACGTGTTTATATTACAGCAGCTGTAGTTCTTTCCAAATGATGATATAACGTAATCGTTGCGACAGACAACACCATTGCATAATTTCACGTGATAACTAGCCCTTTAACCTATGTATATAGCACAATGTAGTTCTTATCATGAAGAGAAgacttttcatttcaaatttatacTCAAACCGTAATATAGCCGCTCTCTGGCTTCTCAGATACTAGTCCTCTGGtctcattttttctattacTCTCTATTAATTCAGACCCTATCATGAGTTACTTAAGCatggtgaaaaaaataggtTCACTAGCgagagaagaaaaggtcttttctttctataaTAAAGGGGAGAAAAAAGTGCATTTATAAAGAACAAACAGGAAGAGTAAAGATAAAAGCTCAGCTTTTCTATGTTCAGGATACAACTGAGAACTATGTCTAGCAAAACAGCAAAAAGTGATTATCCAAAGGAGTTTGTCAGTTTCTTGAACAGCTCGCACTCTCCCTACCATGCAGTTCATAATATCAAGAAGCATTTGATGTCAAAAGGTTTTAAAGAAGTGAGTGAACGTGAATCATGGGCAGGTCATGTCGTACAAAAGGGTAAGTATTTTGTAACGAGAAACGGATCTTCCATTATTGCGTTTGTTGTTGGTGGTAAATGGAAACCTGGAAATCCCATCGCTATAACTGGTGCTCACACTGATTCTCCTGTACTAAGAATCAAACCTATTTCCAAGAGAGTTAATGAAAGGTATCTACAAGTGGGAGTGGAGTGTTATGGAGGCGCTATATGGCATTCATGGTTTGATAAGGATTTGGGCATTGCCGGAAGAGTTTTTGTAAGGGACACCAAAACAGGCAAGTCCATTTCTAAATTGGTAGATCTGGACAGACCATTACTAAAGATTCCTACTTTGGCTATTCATTTGGATAGAGACGTAAATCAGAAATTCGAGtttaataaagaaacaCAGCTGTTGCCGATTGGTGGTTTGCAAAGGGACAACACGAAATCGAAACCGGAAAAAGAGGTTGATAGAAATGGTTTCAGCTCCATCAAAACGATAGTGGAAAGGCATCACGAAGAACTTTTGGCACTAATCGCCAAGGAACTCGCCATTGATAAAGTGGATGACATTGAGGACTTCGAATTGATTCTTTACGATCACAATGCATCTACTCTTGGTGGTTTTAACGATGAATTCGTATTTTCTGGGAGATTGGATAATTTGACGTCTTGTTTCACATCAATGCACGGTTTGACATTGGCAGCTGACACGGAAATTGACCGAGAACCAGGTATTCGATTGATTGCATGTTTTGATCATGAGGAGATTGGTTCATCATCTGCTCAAGGTGCAGATTCTAACTTCTTGCCTAACATCTTAGAGAGATTGTCAATTTTAAAAGCGGACGGTTCAGATGAATCTAAGCCGTTATCGAATTCGTCAATATTGGAAACTTCTGCTAAGTCATTTTTCCTATCATCTGATGTTGCTCACGCAGTTCATCCGAACTATGCAAATAAATACGAAAGTCAACATAAACCTTTGTTGTGTAGTGGACCAGTAGTCAAGATCAACGCAAATCAACGTTATATGACCAATTCACCTGGCTTGGTCTTAGTGAAAAGATTAGCAGAGGCTGCGAAGGTCCCTCTGCAGTTGTTTGTTGTTGCTAACGACTCCCCATGCGGTTCTACCATTGGTCCTATTTTGGCCTCAAAAACTGGTATTAGAACCTTAGATTTAGGTAATCCCGTGCTGAGTATGCATTCTATTAGAGAAACTGCCGGTTCTGCCGATTTGGAATACCAAATTAAATTGTTCAAGGAATTCTTTGAACGTTATACTTCCATAGAATCGGAAATTGTTGTTTAAACTTCAATTTTTAGGTGACCCATAAATCGATATagtgttcttctttttctgcaCGTATAAtaagtaaataaataatcCTGTGATCTGATCTACATAAGCTTTCGCGGGGccttaaaagaaaagtaaaagttttcaaattccaTATGGTCAAATAAAGGAAGAAACAGATCTATTTTCTTAGTAAGTAACTCTAAAGAAAGCAGCAGATAGATCAATTTTGCATGTGTGAAAAGCTACACATATTCGCTAACTATTATATCACACGCAATAAAGAATGAGCGCAAACTTATCGATTGGtaatgaaatcaaagattcaTTTAAGGAAACCCATAAATGGGTTCAAAATAACTTAAAATGGCTGAAGGACattgaacaattttatcGTGAAAGAGCTAAATTAGAGAAAGAGTACAGTGAAAGATTATCTCGTTTATCGGTGGAGTACTTTAATAAGAAATCTTCAACATCGGTCCCTATCTCTGTTGGTGACACTCCTACCACTACGCCTGGGTCTGTTGAAGCTGCAGGTGTGGTCGCATGGAATGAGATCCTTTCTCAGACTGATATGATCTCCAAGGACCATAATCAGTTATCATCTGATTTTGAGAACCATGTAGCCAATCAATTGAGTGGATTGTTCACTAAGCTCGATATGACTTTAAGCAAGATAAATGGGTTTAACAATGACATGGTCAATAAAAAGGATAACATTTACCACGAGCTGGAAAAAGCCAAGAAGGACTACGACGAGGCTTGTTCTACTATGGAAATGgcaagaaataaatatactaAAGCATCTAATGATagaaataagaagaaattaaatgaaaaagaagtggAAATGAACAAGTGCAAAAATGAGTACTTgatcaaaatcaatcaGGCAAATAGAACTAAGGACAAATACTATTTTCAGGATGTTCCTGAAGTGCTAGATCTTCTACAAGACGTAAATGAGGCAAAGACActtttcttgaatgatCTATGGTTGAAGGCGACTTCTGTGGAAAAAGATCTAGGTACAAACGTTAGTAAGAGACTAAAAACTGCGGACTCTGTGGTGAAACAGAATAAACCCTCCCTGAACACAGCCATTTTTATTAAGCACAATTTAAAGAGCTGGAAAGAACCACGAGACTTTATCTATACACCATCACCAGTATGgcatgatgatgaaaagtttGCAGTTCCGACCCCACTTGAAGTCGAGGACTTGAGAATAAAGCTAGCAAAAGCAGAAAATGATTACAATTCATTGCAAGATAAAACTCAAAACGAGTTATCTAAACTATCCACTTTGAACAAGATAAAACACGAAATGAAAACTAACGAGGACAACGTCAGTGCTACTAAATTTTACGATACGTTGAAGGAATATCTAAACATTGTTTCACCTTTCACATCGCACGAGACGATGAAATTACAAGCTGAGGTTCAAATCGAAAGTATTCAAAACAATGTTCCTGAGGAATACGATTTGTCCACAGATAACATTGATCTTTCCaagacaaagaagaaatctgGAATATTCAGTAAACTAAAGTACAACATATTAAATGTCGATTCGAGGCCTTCAAGTAGTGGGAATACTGGGAATGGCAATGGGGGAGCCCTGCATATAACAAGTATTTTCAATACATCGAGAAGAACCAGGCTGGGCGTTGATGCTAACAACGCTGGTGAAGATACAGAGAATACTTCTATACGAACTACCGGTACCGGTAATACACTAAAAACGACACAAACTACCAGTGATGATGGCAGCAATAAAGTATTGTATGCATATGTGAAGCAGGATGATGACGAAATTAGTATTTCGCCAGGCGACAGAATTTCATTGGTTGCACGGGACACAGGTTCTGGATGGACCAAGATAAATAACGACAGCACTGGTGAATCAGGGCTTGTACCCACTACATATATTCGCATATCTACCACTGATACTGCTACAGCAAATAATAGAGGCCCCGCACCAGAAGTACCACCACCAAGAAGGAGCACGCTCCCTATCAGGACCTTAGAAGCTATGTACGCCTATGAAGCACAAGGAGATGATGAGATATCAATTGACGTGGGGGATGTAATTACTGTCATCAgaggtgatgatggtagcGGATGGACATATGGTGAATGTGATGGGCTGAAAGGTCTATTTCCTACCAGTTACTGCAAATGAACGAATGAATGAATTAaaactattattttttttttctttggtccTCACAACTCTGAGAAAGGTACGTTCTATGTTATATATTATGGTATATAGTATATAGCATATATTTTCACGTGATCAATCTACTAGGCGAACACCTAAATTGTTATTTAGGTCCATATCAATATCCATTTCGATGTCTGGTTCgtcttcattttcgttCTCGAATTCGGATTCGGATTCGGATTCCAAAGTGGTTTCCAGATCACAATTTGATCTACAGTTCGGACACATGAATTGAGGATAACTCATAATGACTAGCCTTCTCACACAGTGGAAATGCCAACTATGCGCACATGGTGATATGAAAATCGCTTGGCAAggttttattttgttcagACAAATGGAGCAATCTTCTTGTTCTAAACCCGTAGTTAGTTTTTGTAAGTTTTTTATTCGACTTAGGGCTTCTTTATTAAATGCATTGGCCTTTAATTTCCAGGACTTATTTAACTCTATTTTCATCTTGACACAACGATATATCTCTTCCGTACCGCCACGAAAGTCCATACCCAATTGTATGATGTCGCCGTCATGTAAAGGATAGTCCTTAGAAGTGGTAGACGCCGAAGACAAACGTTGATGGTTCAAAAATGTTCCACTGGAAGACTTAACATCTTTTAAAAACCAATTTCCTTGGTCGTCAACTTTGAAACATCCATGAGTCCTGGATATCACTTTTGATTTGAACACTACGGGATGATATTGATCCGGGATTTTGGAAATTGCCTCCCTCACTCTTTCAGTGTATCTTCCGATGATTATTTGTGAGCCTGCACCCGCAGTTCTGATAATGGGGTCAAAGAAAAGGCCTTGGTTAGCAACAGAGGCGGAAGAAGTATCTATAAAGGGGGTCAGCCTGATGCTGAAAAGCCCGTGCTTGTCCATTCTGTGTTTCAAAGTAGGTTGGTCTATCCGTTCCGGCAGCGAGGTATTTGGTGGAAGATGTATGTCGAGCGAAAAGTCCGTCTGGTTCACTTGATTTGGAGGATATATGAAATGACGGATACTCTTTGTAGTACTCACGGCAGGGGTTGTATTCGTCTCCACAGTGGCTGCggctgttgctgctgctacCGCATTGCTATTGTCACTGCTGTTATTTGTCACGACTAATGAAGTAGCCGTACGCGAAGGCAAAATACCTAATCCATTGGTGACACCATTACTATTGCTGCTATTGTTAGGCGTATCGTTAATGGTGAGAGATATGGATATTGGTAGTCTGATAGGATTATTGAACTTAGCGTGATCCTGAGGAGCAGCGACAGCAGATGCAGCAGATACCGTTTGGTTGGGGGGCGACGAGGGGACAATATTAATAGACATCCAGGAATAACTACTACACACGATTTAAATGCACAGGAAATCGGCActataaaaagaaagttcaCAGCACACGAATGAGAAACGGGGCAGCGAGCAAAAAAGAGTCTGCGGTCTACAGTCGAACCATATACCGAGTACCTcttcaaataatattgaatTTGTACGCTAATACTAACGCGTTTCTACTCCCATACAGGAGCCAAAGGTTACTGCTGATCCCAATGGTAGgttttatcaattttctCATTCTCTTTGTGGGCCGTTAACAATGATATAATATGGCAAACCTGCTTAAAGAGATTGGGAAGACCCAACCCCACAGAGGCGGCAAACTACTACACCTTCCACACTCTCCAACAGATCGCAATGACCAAGGATACTAGCGATACCACCAATATCAACACCACGAAGATTATTGACAAAGATTCCCAaccatcttcatcttcagtaCCAGCGACCTCTAAAGGACCTGTCACTGACAGAACCAAAGTAAACTATGTACCTAAGAGCGACGACCCATCGTCATTTCAATACTACCCAGACGATCCGGAGAATCCGGTCAACAAGTATAAGTTTGCTTTAAAGGCGGACAGTCAGTACTATGACCCCTGTGAGGAGTCCTCTAAGCTTAGTTTTCAGTGCCTCGAGCGCAACGACTACGACCGCTCCAAATGTCAAGAATACTTTGACGCATACCGCGAATGCAAGAAGCAATGGCTGACCGCCAGAAGGAATAACAGGCAGCAATGGGAGTGAAACGATCTTTGTCTTAGGTTTATTCAGCCCATTTCCCTTTTCTATAGAAATGCACTTCGCGACGACAATTCACCCTAGTGCAATGTGAAAAACTAACTCGCAATGACATACAAATAAGCAAGCTAGATAGACTTGCAAGGagtaaataaagaaaattgttgaatatATCTCTACATACTTGTACATACCGAACATAAGAAGCACTTATGGCCGAAAACTCGCTCTTCAGGTTTATCGCTAGAAACAAGGTGGCCATCCTAGCAACGGTCTCTGCGGGGACCGCTGCTGTGGGTGCTTATGTATATTACCAACAGCTcaagcagcagcagcagcagcatcTGAAGGGTTCAAAGGACCACCGGCGCCAGAGTGAAGCATCAACTAACCTTAAAGAAGACGAGGTGGGcttgaagaataaaagcAGCATTGCAAATGagaataagaagaaaaagaacaaacggaaaagaaagaatagaGCGAAATCGGCGGAAGATTTCCAGTGTACTTTCCTACCCAATGGTGAACCTGATATCAGCCAGTTAAAAGGTCTGACGCTTTCTCAGAAACAGACATATGCCGTGCAATTGAAGAACAAAGGTAACCACTTCTTCACCACGAAAAATTTTACTGAGGCCATTAAGTACTACCAGTGTGCCATTGAGTTGGATCCGAATGACCCAGTGTTCTATTCCAACATATCTGCGTGCTACATTTCTACAGGCGACTTGAACAAAGTCTTGGAGTATACTACAAAGGCACTTGAGATAAAGCCCGATCATTCTAAAGCCCTGCTGAGACGCGCATCAGCCAACGAGTCACTGGGCAATTTTACTGATGCCATGTTTGATCTCTCTGTTTTGTCATTAAATGGCGACTTTGATGGCGCCTCCATTGAGCCTATGctagaaagaaatttgaaCAAACAAGCAATGAAGGTATTAAACGAAAATTTATCGAAGGGTGACGGCAGGGGTTCGCAACTTTTACCTTCGAATACATCTTTAACCTCTTTctttggaatttttgacCCTGATTTGGAAATTTCTAGGGTAAACAACAGTTCACACTTTGACACTGCATATGCTCTATTGTCGGATGCCTTGCAAAAACTATATTCAGCGACGAATGAAGGTTATTTAACAGCGGATAAACTTTTTACCAGTGCCACTGACGCGTATCATTCTCTACTTGCCAGTCAGGTTGATGGTcctttaaaagaaaatgctgcTTTGGCTTTCTGCTATACAggtatttttcattttttgaagaataacTTGTTAGGTGCTCAAGCTCTTTTACAAGAGTCTATTAACTTGCACCCAACACCAAATTCATACATATTTTTGGCATTGACCTTGGCCGATAAGGAAAACTCtcaagaatttttcaagtatttCCAGAAGGCTATCGATCTGGATTCTGAGTACCCACCCACTTACTACCACCGTGGTCAAATGTATTTCATCTTACAAGATTACGTTAATGCCAAAGCAGATTTTCAAAAGGCTCAAAATTTATATCCGGAAAACATTTATCCCTATATTCAATTAGCCTGTTTGTTGTACAAGCAAGGTAAATTTACAGAATCTGAGgctcttttcaatgaaacAAAGTTGAAGTTCCCCACTTTACCTGAAGTCCCTGCATTTTTCGCTGAAATCTTGACTGATAAGGGTGATTTCAGTACTGCTATCAAACAGTATGATATTGCTAAGAGGTTAGAAGAagtacaagaaaaaatacacGTAGGTATTGGACCGTTGATTGGTAAGGCCACTATCCTAGCAAGACAGTCTTCTCAAGATCCGACTCAACTGgatgaagagaaatttaATACAGCCATTGCGCTGTTGACTAAAGCTTGCGAATTAGACCCAAGATCCGAACAAGCCAAGATTGGCTTAGCGCAATTGAAACttcaaatggaaaaaattgacGACGCCATAGAGTTATTTCAGGATTCGGCAATTCTAGCAAGAACTATGGATGAAAAACTGCAAGCTACCACATTTGCGGAAGCTGCGAAGATACAAAAGCGTTTGAGAGCAGATCCAATCATTAGTGCAAAGATGGAAATGACACTAGCCAGTTATAGGGCCAAAGGAATGATCTAGAAGGGGTTGTAAATagatatatgtatatatataattatacTTTAATATTTCATAAGGATTCTGCTAAAGCCAAATCTAACTCAATTCTTCTCTTCCAAATATTGTACTGATCGTCTGTAACTAAAATATTTGTGGTTTGGAGCATTGACCCTAA
Coding sequences within:
- the APE4 gene encoding aspartyl aminopeptidase (similar to Saccharomyces cerevisiae APE4 (YHR113W); ancestral locus Anc_5.424), translating into MFRIQLRTMSSKTAKSDYPKEFVSFLNSSHSPYHAVHNIKKHLMSKGFKEVSERESWAGHVVQKGKYFVTRNGSSIIAFVVGGKWKPGNPIAITGAHTDSPVLRIKPISKRVNERYLQVGVECYGGAIWHSWFDKDLGIAGRVFVRDTKTGKSISKLVDLDRPLLKIPTLAIHLDRDVNQKFEFNKETQLLPIGGLQRDNTKSKPEKEVDRNGFSSIKTIVERHHEELLALIAKELAIDKVDDIEDFELILYDHNASTLGGFNDEFVFSGRLDNLTSCFTSMHGLTLAADTEIDREPGIRLIACFDHEEIGSSSAQGADSNFLPNILERLSILKADGSDESKPLSNSSILETSAKSFFLSSDVAHAVHPNYANKYESQHKPLLCSGPVVKINANQRYMTNSPGLVLVKRLAEAAKVPLQLFVVANDSPCGSTIGPILASKTGIRTLDLGNPVLSMHSIRETAGSADLEYQIKLFKEFFERYTSIESEIVV
- the COX23 gene encoding Cox23p (similar to Saccharomyces cerevisiae COX23 (YHR116W); ancestral locus Anc_2.153); this encodes MTKDTSDTTNINTTKIIDKDSQPSSSSVPATSKGPVTDRTKVNYVPKSDDPSSFQYYPDDPENPVNKYKFALKADSQYYDPCEESSKLSFQCLERNDYDRSKCQEYFDAYRECKKQWLTARRNNRQQWE
- the SMKI08G1550 gene encoding putative cystathionine beta-lyase (similar to Saccharomyces cerevisiae YHR112C; ancestral locus Anc_5.423); the protein is MVDLSTSLIHGDDKDNRVTDVAPPINVSTTFRYDDDDLVPWTERENLDFMEKKPIYSRLAHPNSTRLESIFSEILDGYAVIYSSGLAAFYAAMVHYNPKRIFIGQSYHGVRAIANILSRNYDIKQYPLEDIEKYASEGDIVHLETPVNPYGTSSDIESLAHRAHAKGALLIVDSTFASPPLQYVWNFGADIVLYSATKYFGGHSDLLSGVLVVKEEETSRQLKDDRIYLGTNVANLESFMLLRSLRTYEMRITKQSENATKLVKFLSDHQSEFGKVLKKIYHSSLQREEFVKKQLVGGYGPVFAITLQTKEQCKQLPLKLKYFHHATSLGGIESLVEWRAMTDPYIDQTLIRVSVGCESANDLIKDLASALKELQDAA
- the BZZ1 gene encoding Bzz1p (similar to Saccharomyces cerevisiae BZZ1 (YHR114W); ancestral locus Anc_2.159), with amino-acid sequence MSANLSIGNEIKDSFKETHKWVQNNLKWLKDIEQFYRERAKLEKEYSERLSRLSVEYFNKKSSTSVPISVGDTPTTTPGSVEAAGVVAWNEILSQTDMISKDHNQLSSDFENHVANQLSGLFTKLDMTLSKINGFNNDMVNKKDNIYHELEKAKKDYDEACSTMEMARNKYTKASNDRNKKKLNEKEVEMNKCKNEYLIKINQANRTKDKYYFQDVPEVLDLLQDVNEAKTLFLNDLWLKATSVEKDLGTNVSKRLKTADSVVKQNKPSLNTAIFIKHNLKSWKEPRDFIYTPSPVWHDDEKFAVPTPLEVEDLRIKLAKAENDYNSLQDKTQNELSKLSTLNKIKHEMKTNEDNVSATKFYDTLKEYLNIVSPFTSHETMKLQAEVQIESIQNNVPEEYDLSTDNIDLSKTKKKSGIFSKLKYNILNVDSRPSSSGNTGNGNGGALHITSIFNTSRRTRLGVDANNAGEDTENTSIRTTGTGNTLKTTQTTSDDGSNKVLYAYVKQDDDEISISPGDRISLVARDTGSGWTKINNDSTGESGLVPTTYIRISTTDTATANNRGPAPEVPPPRRSTLPIRTLEAMYAYEAQGDDEISIDVGDVITVIRGDDGSGWTYGECDGLKGLFPTSYCK
- the UBA4 gene encoding Uba4p (similar to Saccharomyces cerevisiae UBA4 (YHR111W); ancestral locus Anc_5.421) yields the protein MCSHQLEGTMSELQALRLENARLKEQLARRKENSRDYPLSLEEYQRYGRQMIVEETGGVAGQVKLKSTKVLVVGAGGLGCPALPYLAGAGIGQIGIVDNDVVETSNLHRQVLHDSSRVGMLKCESARQSITKLNPHINVVTYPVRLNSTNAFEIFEGYDYVLDCTDSPLTRYLVSDVAVNLGITVVSASGLGTEGQLTILNFNNIGPCYRCFYPTPPPPNAVTSCQEGGVIGPCIGLVGTMMAVETIKLILDIYTDKNFKPFLMLYSGFPQQSLRTFKMRGRQEKCLCCGKNPTITKEAIEKGEINYELFCGSRNYNVCEPDERLSVDAFQHIYSDEDFSIKHIFLDVRPPHHYAISHFPEAINVPVKKLRDMNGDLEKLQDEVPNVGRDSNIVVLCRYGNDSQVATRMLKDKFGFTNVKDVKGGYFKYIDDIDQTIPKY
- the ERP5 gene encoding Erp5p (similar to Saccharomyces cerevisiae ERP5 (YHR110W); ancestral locus Anc_5.420); the protein is MKHILAYGICMFVALLQGVEGVHFYAKSGETKCFYERLSKGDLLIGDLDLFVENNGLFEEDTGASLTISVDETFDNDHRVLNQKNSHTGDFTFTALESGEHRFCFTPSHSKKSALLRVFIQLEIGNVEALDSKKKEDMNSLKGRVVQLTQRLSSIRKEQDAIREKEAEFRNQSESANSKIMTWSIFQFLILVGTCVFQLRYLKNFFVKQKVV
- the DMA1 gene encoding ubiquitin-conjugating protein DMA1 (similar to Saccharomyces cerevisiae DMA1 (YHR115C) and DMA2 (YNL116W); ancestral locus Anc_2.157), giving the protein MSINIVPSSPPNQTVSAASAVAAPQDHAKFNNPIRLPISISLTINDTPNNSSNSNGVTNGLGILPSRTATSLVVTNNSSDNSNAVAAATAAATVETNTTPAVSTTKSIRHFIYPPNQVNQTDFSLDIHLPPNTSLPERIDQPTLKHRMDKHGLFSIRLTPFIDTSSASVANQGLFFDPIIRTAGAGSQIIIGRYTERVREAISKIPDQYHPVVFKSKVISRTHGCFKVDDQGNWFLKDVKSSSGTFLNHQRLSSASTTSKDYPLHDGDIIQLGMDFRGGTEEIYRCVKMKIELNKSWKLKANAFNKEALSRIKNLQKLTTGLEQEDCSICLNKIKPCQAIFISPCAHSWHFHCVRRLVIMSYPQFMCPNCRSNCDLETTLESESESEFENENEDEPDIEMDIDMDLNNNLGVRLVD